One Ornithorhynchus anatinus isolate Pmale09 chromosome 2, mOrnAna1.pri.v4, whole genome shotgun sequence DNA segment encodes these proteins:
- the TMEM200A gene encoding transmembrane protein 200A encodes MIATGGVITGLAALKRQDSARSQQHVNLTPVPTAQEKKPVRRRPRADVVVVRGKIRLYSPSGFFLILGVLISILGIAMAVLGYWPQREHFIGAEARLSTNQTRVIRNQGGVVVHFFEQHLHSDKMKMLGPFTMGIGIFIFICANAILHENRDKETKIIHMRDIYSTVIDIHSLRIKEQRHMNGAYAGLMDAEVKQDGNSCAARLAANTIASFSGLRGTFRTDGSAEDEELVLNENRGIGHLIPPLLSESSVSIFGLYSPHNRATDDKSSGLKKCETKSIVSSSISAFTLPVIKLNNCVIDEPSIDNITEDSEFHRSRPRNLSMDSLTVPVPDINESYQPANAVLSRNNSVSGSPACQYKSSMALGPSTGELLSPGTARKQFGSNTSLHLLSSHSKSLDLDRGPSTLTVQAEQRKHPSWPRLDRSNSKGYMKLENKEDPMDRLLVPQASIKKDFTNKEKLLMISRSHNNLSFEHDEFLSNNLKRGTSETRF; translated from the coding sequence ATGATAGCAACTGGCGGAGTGATAACGGGCCTGGCAGCCTTAAAGAGGCAAGACTCTGCCCGATCCCAGCAACATGTCAACCTCACACCGGTGCCCACCGCACAAGAGAAAAAGCCGGTCCGACGTCGGCCCAGAGCTGATGTTGTTGTGGTTCGGGGGAAGATCCGACTCTACTCTCCCTCTGGATTCTTCCTCATCCTGGGAGTGCTCATCTCCATACTTGGGATCGCGATGGCCGTCCTGGGCTACTGGCCCCAGAGAGAACACTTCATTGGTGCAGAAGCCAGACTGTCCACCAATCAGACCCGCGTCATTCGAAACCAAGGGGGTGTCGTGGTTCACTTCTTTGAGCAGCACCTACACTCGGACAAGATGAAAATGCTTGGCCCTTTCACGATGGGCATaggcatttttattttcatctgtGCCAATGCCATTCTGCATGAGAATCGTGACAAGGAAACTAAAATCATACACATGAGAGACATCTATTCCACCGTCATAGACATCCACTCACTAAGAATCAAAGAACAAAGGCACATGAACGGAGCCTACGCCGGGTTAATGGATGCTGAAGTCAAACAGGATGGGAACTCTTGTGCCGCAAGGTTGGCGGCCAACACGATTGCCTCTTTCTCAGGTCTCCGGGGCACTTTTCGCACAGACGGTTCAGCCGAAGATGAGGAGCTGGTCCTCAATGAGAACAGGGGCATCGGGCATCTGATACCACCCTTGTTGTCGGAGAGCTCCGTCTCTATCTTCGGTCTTTATTCTCCCCACAACAGGGCAACAGACGACAAAAGCAGCGGTTTGAAAAAATGTGAAACCAAGTCCATCGTCTCCTCCTCCATCAGCGCTTTCACGTTGCCAGTGATCAAACTCAATAACTGCGTCATCGACGAACCCAGCATCGACAACATAACCGAGGACTCAGAGTTCCACAGGAGCCGCCCTCGAAATCTGTCAATGGATTCTCTGACCGTTCCCGTGCCCGATATCAATGAATCCTACCAGCCCGCCAATGCGGTTCTTTCCAGAAACAACTCAGTTAGTGGCTCTCCTGCCTGTCAGTATAAATCCTCCATGGCACTAGGACCTAGCACTGGAGAGTTATTGTCACCCGGCACAGCTAGGAAACAGTTTGGGTCCAACACATCTttacatctgctctcttcacacTCAAAATCCTTAGACTTAGATCGGGGTCCTTCCACCCTGACGGTCCAGGCTGAACAGAGGAAGCATCCAAGTTGGCCGAGGCTGGATCGCAGCAACAGCAAGGGGTATATGaaactggagaacaaagaggatcCAATGGATAGATTACTGGTGCCACAGGCCTCCATCAAAAAGGACTTCACCAATAAGGAGAAGCTTCTTATGATATCGAGGTCTCATAACAACTTGAGTTTTGAACATGATGAATTTTTGAGTAACAATCTAAAGCGAGGGACTTCAGAAACAAGATTTTAG